A region from the Musa acuminata AAA Group cultivar baxijiao chromosome BXJ1-10, Cavendish_Baxijiao_AAA, whole genome shotgun sequence genome encodes:
- the LOC103969649 gene encoding aspartic proteinase-like protein 1, whose amino-acid sequence MARACFLISLVVASCLVWKAHSFALSAKLVHRFSDEARAAAASRIGGGGGERWPTRRSKEYYQMLARSDLLRRKRRLGARYQMLFPSEGSEMLSLGNDFGWLHYTWINIGTPNVSFLVALDAGSDLLWIPCDCIQCAPLSGYHGSLDKNLSMYSPAESRTSRYLSCNHELCSLGSTCGSAKQPCPYRINYYSENTSSSGLLVEDILHLATSEDHASVQASVIIGCGRKQSGDYLDGIAPDGLLGLGFGDISVPSSLARTGLVRNSFSLCFRDDDSGRILFGDRGLPTQQSTPFVPLDGKYDTYVIAVESFCMGSSCPGKTSFHALIDSGSSFTFLPNDIYKRVTLEFDRQVNVSKRATNNESPWEYCYEASPLGMPGLPKVKLIFGGNKSFMVINPIYPFYNTEGELAVFCLALQSSQESLGTIGQNFMTGYHLVFDRENLKLRWSRSDCHHDLDNSRRMPLGSPPCNRPENPLPTNEQHSFPNNARAISPAVAGRALPANSSSVSQGLNAWYCLLLLLTQLAVFAIG is encoded by the exons ATGGCGAGAGCGTGTTTCTTGATCTCTTTGGTCGTCGCGAGCTGCTTGGTGTGGAAAGCCCACTCGTTCGCGCTCTCCGCGAAACTCGTCCACAGGTTCTCTGATGAGGCGCGGGCCGCGGCGGCGTCCCGCATCGGCGGAGGAGGCGGGGAGCGGTGGCCGACGCGGCGAAGCAAGGAGTACTACCAGATGCTGGCGAGGAGCGATCTCCTGCGGCGGAAGCGGCGGCTTGGTGCCCGGTACCAGATGTTGTTCCCCTCCGAGGGGAGCGAGATGTTGTCGCTTGGAAATGACTTCGGATG GTTACACTACACATGGATCAATATAGGAACTCCTAATGTTTCCTTTCTTGTCGCTTTGGATGCTGGAAGTGACCTGCTTTGGATCCCATGTGATTGCATACAATGTGCTCCTTTGTCTGGTTATCATGGCAGTTTG GATAAAAATCTCAGCATGTATAGTCCGGCTGAATCGAGAACCAGCAGATATCTCTCATGCAATCATGAACTATGTAGTTTGGGTTCAACCTGTGGCAGTGCAAAACAGCCTTGCCCTTACAGGATAAACTACTATTCAGAAAATACATCCAGTTCAGGTTTGTTGGTTGAGGATATATTACACTTGGCAACTAGTGAGGATCATGCATCAGTGCAGGCTTCGGTCATCATAGG ATGTGGTAGAAAGCAGAGTGGTGATTATTTGGATGGAATTGCTCCTGATGGTCTTCTGGGTTTGGGATTTGGAGACATTTCGGTTCCAAGCTCCCTTGCAAGAACTGGACTGGTACGAAACTCTTTTTCCTTGTGCTTCCGGGATGATGACTCTGGAAGAATTCTATTTGGAGATCGAGGCTTGCCCACCCAACAGTCTACACCATTTGTTCCCTTGGATGGAAAATA CGACACTTACGTCATTGCGGTGGAGAGTTTCTGTATGGGATCTTCATGTCCTGGGAAAACCAGCTTTCATGCACTAATTGACAGTGGATCATCCTTCACCTTTCTTCCTAACGACATCTATAAGAGAGTCACTCTGGAG TTCGACAGACAAGTTAATGTCTCAAAGCGTGCCACTAATAATGAATCTCCTTGGGAATACTGTTATGAAGCCAG CCCTCTTGGGATGCCTGGTCTGCCAAAAGTAAAACTAATATTTGGTGGAAACAAGAGCTTCATGGTTATCAATCCTATTTATCCTTTCTATAATACAGAG GGAGAACTTGCTGTGTTTTGCTTAGCTCTGCAGTCATCTCAAGAAAGTCTTGGCACCATAGGAC AGAATTTTATGACGGGATATCATTTGGTATTTGATAGAGAGAACTTGAAGCTGCGATGGTCACGATCTGATT gtcatcatgatcttgacaacagcAGGAGGATGCCATTGGGTTCACCACCATGTAACAGGCCTGAGAATCCTTTGCCGACGAACGAACAACATAGCTTTCCTAACAATGCCCGTGCCATTTCTCCTGCGGTTGCCGGGCGGGCTCTCCCTGCTAACTCATCGTCTGTTTCCCAAGGGTTGAATGCCTGGTACTGTCTGTTGTTGCTACTGACTCAACTCGCTGTATTTGCCATCGGGTGA
- the LOC135594853 gene encoding transcription termination factor MTEF1, chloroplastic-like, whose protein sequence is MFLLASSLARKIEPNISLLRECGISEQRIAQLVVRFPGCLLHAEKCIKEAIEYVEELGVSRDCKMFPRALLAVVTLSRSRFDANFATLMSFGWSQPDSLAAFRKHPSILNFSKKNLSDKMTFLMKEAGFELTYIIGHPVLLTYSLEKRLRPRYEVMNFLDQNKLLDKGYNLVSVVKLSEEKFRNKFLFLLSKEKFIAQYDSYVAAVQGKHYVVAEN, encoded by the coding sequence ATGTTTCTCCTTGCTTCTAGCTTGGCTCGAAAGATTGAGCCCAATATATCTCTCTTGAGGGAGTGTGGCATCAGTGAGCAACGCATCGCGCAGTTGGTGGTGAGATTCCCAGGTTGTTTATTGCATGCAGAAAAATGTATCAAGGAAGCTATCGAATATGTAGAGGAGTTGGGTGTGTCACGTGACTGTAAAATGTTCCCTCGTGCACTGTTAGCAGTCGTGACCCTGAGCAGGTCCAGGTTTGATGCTAACTTTGCAACCCTGATGAGCTTTGGGTGGTCCCAACCAGACAGTCTTGCTGCATTCAGGAAGCATCCAAGcattttgaatttctcaaagaagAACTTATCTGACAAGATGACATTCCTGATGAAGGAAGCTGGTTTTGAGCTGACATATATCATTGGCCATCCCGTGCTTCTTACATAtagcttggagaagaggttgaGACCTCGATATGAAGTTATGAATTTTCTTGATCAGAATAAATTGCTGGATAAAGGATATAACCTGGTATCTGTCGTTAAGCTATCTGAAGAGAAGTTCAGAAACAAATTCCTTTTCCTGCTAAGCAAGGAGAAATTTATTGCTCAATATGATTCCtatgttgctgctgtgcagggaaAGCACTACGTTGTTGCGGAAAACTAG
- the LOC135594687 gene encoding transcription termination factor MTERF5, chloroplastic-like, which yields MFLVQKRLFCLLSCNKSTIHVSSYQLCSLFRFSTAEEHSSNHGSNFTLVDPLESCELSSKEAAKRAKDRICEKELSSSSPSIEFFKQSGWSDALVMKLLQREPRLLLANVETALKPRMRSLQDMGFSDTEIIQLVSSCPTLLRLSDIQPRINFWRSLLGSNERLIKASRRNMFLLTSSLAQKIEPNISLLRECGISEQCIMQMLVAVPSFFCRMNKCINESIKHVEELGVSRDCKMFPHALLTVMTLSSSRFHATFATLMSFGWSQPDSLAVFRRHPVIWNYSKKNLSDKMTFLMKEAGCELTYIVGHPVLLTYSLEKRLRPRYEVMNFLDQNKLLDKGHDLLSVILLSEEKFRNKFLSLLSKEKFIAQYDSYVVAVRGKHYVVVEN from the coding sequence ATGTTTTTGGTGCAGAAAAGGCTCTTTTGCCTTCTCTCATGTAACAAGTCCACCATCCATGTTTCCTCCTATCAACTCTGCAGTCTGTTTAGATTTTCCACTGCCGAAGAGCACAGTTCAAATCATGGATCAAACTTTACGTTGGTCGACCCCCTTGAGTCATGTGAACTTTCCTCAAAAGAGGCTGCAAAAAGGGCCAAGGATCGCATctgtgaaaaagaactttcaagttCAAGTCCTTCCATTGAGTTCTTCAAGCAGAGCGGTTGGAGTGATGCACTAGTCATGAAGCTTTTGCAGAGGGAACCCAGGTTGTTGCTCGCTAATGTAGAGACTGCCCTgaagcccaggatgagatctttgcaggacatgggattttctgacACTGAAATAATTCAGCTGGTTTCATCATGTCCTACTCTGCTCCGTTTAAGTGATATCCAACCAAGGATCAACTTCTGGAGGTCACTTCTTGGTTCTAATGAGAGGTTAATTAAAGCCAGCAGGAggaacatgtttctccttacttctAGCTTGGCTCAAAAGATTGAGCCCAATATATCTCTCTTGAGGGAATGTGGCATCAGTGAGCAATGCATCATGCAGATGTTGGTGGCAGTACCGAGTTTTTTTTGTCGAATGAACAAATGTATCAACGAATCTATCAAACATGTTGAAGAGTTGGGTGTGTCACGTGACTGTAAAATGTTCCCTCATGCACTTTTAACAGTCATGACCCTGAGCAGTTCCAGGTTTCATGCTACTTTTGCAACTTTGATGAGCTTTGGGTGGTCCCAACCAGACAGCCTTGCTGTATTCAGGAGGCATCCAGTCATATGGAATTACTCAAAGAAGAACTTATCTGACAAGATGACATTCCTGATGAAGGAAGCTGGTTGTGAGCTGACATATATCGTTGGTCATCCCGTGCTTCTTACATAtagcttggagaagaggttgaGACCTCGATATGAAGTTATGAATTTTCTTGATCAGAATAAATTGCTGGATAAAGGACATGACCTGCTATCTGTCATCCTGCTATCTGAAGAGAAGTTCAGAAACAAATTCCTTTCCCTGCTAAGCAAGGAGAAATTTATTGCTCAATATGATTCCTATGTTGTTGCTGTGCGGGGAAAGCACTACGTTGTTGTGGAAAACTAG
- the LOC103969665 gene encoding uncharacterized protein LOC103969665 encodes MFLVQKRLFCLLSCNKSTVHVSSYQLCSLFSFSTAEEHSSNNGSNFTLVDPLESFELSSKEAAKRAKDRICEKELSSSSPSIEFFKQSGWSDPLVMKLLQREPRLLRANVETILKPRMRSLQDMGFSDTEIVQLVSSSPCLLYLRDIQPRIDFWRSLLGSNERLIKASRRNMFLLTSSVARKVEPNISLLRECGISEQCITQMLVAVPSFFCRTNKCIDESIKHVEELGVSRDCKMFPQALLTVMTLSWSRFHATFAILMSFGWSQPDSLAAFRRYPVIWNYSKKNLSDKMTFLMKEAGCELTYIIGHPVLLTYSLEKRLRPRYEVMNFLYQNKLLDKGHDLLSVILLSEEKFRNKFLFLLRNEKFIAQYDSYVVAVQGKHDVVAVT; translated from the coding sequence ATGTTTTtggtgcagaagaggctctttTGCCTTCTCTCGTGTAACAAGTCCACCGTCCATGTTTCCTCCTATCAACTCTGCAGTCTGTTTAGCTTTTCCACTGCCGAAGAGCACAGTTCAAATAATGGATCCAACTTTACGTTGGTCGACCCCCTTGAGTCATTTGAACTTTCCTCAAAAGAGGCTGCAAAAAGGGCCAAGGATCGCATctgtgaaaaagaactttcaagttCAAGTCCTTCCATTGAGTTCTTCAAGCAGAGCGGTTGGAGTGATCCACTAGTCATGAAGCTTTTGCAGAGGGAACCCAGGCTTCTACGTGCTAACGTAGAGACTATCCTgaagcccaggatgagatctttgcaggacatgggattttctgacACTGAAATAGTTCAGCTGGTTTCATCATCTCCGTGTCTGCTCTATTTACGTGATATCCAACCAAGGATCGACTTCTGGAGGTCACTACTTGGTTCTAATGAGAGATTAATTAAAGCCAGCAGGAggaacatgtttctccttacttctAGCGTGGCTCGAAAGGTTGAGCCCAATATATCTCTCTTGAGGGAATGTGGCATCAGTGAGCAATGCATCACGCAGATGTTGGTGGCAGTACCGAGTTTTTTTTGTCGAACGAACAAATGTATCGACGAATCTATCAAACATGTTGAGGAGTTGGGTGTGTCACGTGACTGTAAAATGTTCCCTCAGGCACTTTTAACAGTCATGACCCTGAGCTGGTCTAGGTTTCATGCTACTTTTGCAATCCTGATGAGCTTTGGGTGGTCCCAACCAGACAGCCTTGCTGCATTCAGGAGGTATCCAGTCATTTGGAATTACTCAAAGAAGAACTTATCTGACAAGATGACATTCCTGATGAAGGAAGCTGGTTGTGAGCTGACATATATCATTGGTCATCCCGTGCTTCTTACATAtagcttggagaagaggttgaGACCTCGATATGAAGTTATGAATTTTCTTTATCAGAATAAATTGCTGGATAAAGGACATGACCTGCTATCTGTCATCCTGCTCTCTGAAGAGAAGTTCAGAAACAAATTCCTTTTCCTGCTACGCAATGAGAAATTTATTGCTCAATATGATTCCTATGTTGTTGCTGTGCAGGGAAAGCACGATGTTGTTGCGGTAACCTAG